The nucleotide window ATGGCGACGCAAGCTGATCGCGAAGAGATTCTGCGGCTCCATCGCGCGTGGTGGGAATCGAATTTCGATTTCGACATCCCGAAGATGCGATCGGTTTTCGCCGGCGAGCGCTATCTGCAATACAACCTAAACGGCCATCCGTACTATGGGCTCGGTGAGAAGACCAAGCTGTGGGAAGCGCTCAAGGGCAACCTCTCGATTCCCGAGATTTCGGATCCAATCGATCTCAGGCTCGAAATTACCGACGACATGGCATGGCTGGCCTGCGAGAATGTCGTGCGAATCCAGCTCGCAGAGGGAACCGAGGTGCCCGGCGTCCCGCTGACGCCGTACCGCATCCGTTCGACCGAGGTTTACCAGCGCGACGACGGCGCGGGAAATCGCGGGTGGAAGATGTGGCATTTCCACTGCTCGCCGACCGCCGCCGAAAACGAGCCGCGGATGCCATTCGGCGATTCCTTCGCGAGCCGGAAATCGAAATGAATTTTTGCTC belongs to Candidatus Binatus sp. and includes:
- a CDS encoding nuclear transport factor 2 family protein; protein product: MATQADREEILRLHRAWWESNFDFDIPKMRSVFAGERYLQYNLNGHPYYGLGEKTKLWEALKGNLSIPEISDPIDLRLEITDDMAWLACENVVRIQLAEGTEVPGVPLTPYRIRSTEVYQRDDGAGNRGWKMWHFHCSPTAAENEPRMPFGDSFASRKSK